The following are from one region of the Paenibacillus sp. JZ16 genome:
- a CDS encoding ABC transporter permease: MSVSHHTANKDGVLPVRQADTDPPHALTAIRIFMWRTWQHTKHNGFGLVMDAVLSPVLLLFIFSYLFGGAMAGSTGAYIQFLLPGILILTVVPMTVYSGTTICSDITKGVYNRFRTLPFWQPASVLGSILTDGVRYTIGVIVALGTGLALGFRPEGSVIQMALAIAFILFFAFGVSWIFALIGVVAKRPETVSGSSMIAIYPLLFASNILVDSSTMPKWTGILIDLNPISMAAATVRGLMNGTSTMPVIMTGIGVCVVIIAIFVPLTLYLYQTKNER, encoded by the coding sequence ATGAGTGTAAGCCATCATACAGCGAATAAGGACGGCGTGCTGCCTGTTCGCCAAGCCGATACCGATCCTCCCCATGCCCTGACGGCGATCCGAATCTTTATGTGGAGAACTTGGCAGCATACGAAGCACAACGGGTTTGGTCTGGTGATGGACGCGGTTCTGTCGCCGGTTCTGCTGCTGTTTATATTTAGTTACTTGTTCGGCGGCGCTATGGCCGGGTCAACCGGGGCTTATATTCAATTCCTATTGCCCGGCATTCTGATCCTGACGGTCGTGCCTATGACGGTGTATAGCGGAACCACGATATGCTCGGATATTACCAAAGGGGTATATAATCGATTTCGAACGCTGCCCTTTTGGCAGCCGGCCTCGGTGCTTGGCTCCATCCTGACGGATGGTGTGCGCTATACAATCGGCGTAATCGTAGCCCTGGGCACGGGGCTTGCGCTGGGCTTCCGACCCGAGGGCAGCGTCATCCAAATGGCACTTGCCATTGCCTTCATCCTGTTCTTTGCATTCGGTGTCAGCTGGATATTTGCGCTGATCGGCGTCGTGGCCAAACGGCCGGAGACGGTATCGGGGTCGAGCATGATCGCGATATACCCGCTGCTGTTCGCCAGCAACATTCTGGTGGATTCGTCGACGATGCCGAAATGGACGGGCATTCTCATCGACCTGAATCCGATCAGCATGGCGGCAGCCACGGTCAGGGGACTGATGAACGGCACGTCAACCATGCCTGTGATCATGACAGGAATCGGGGTCTGCGTAGTGATTATCGCTATTTTCGTTCCACTTACGCTGTATCTGTACCAAACCAAAAACGAGCGGTAA
- a CDS encoding ATP-binding cassette domain-containing protein: protein MPYAIETKELRKSYNGIGVVQGMDLRVEQGELFALLGPNGAGKTTTIHMLSTLVKPDGGFACVAGYDVASNARHVRRKISLTGQFAALDEGLSGLQNLMLVSRLYGYSAKSARSVSEELIESFGLSEAKDRALLHYSGGMRRRLDIAASIVTKPDVIFLDEPTTGLDPQSRIQVWEVVRSLLKRGTTVLLTTQYLEEADQLADRIAVMDKGSLIAEGTPRQLKASVGNRTLTIQFNEPADQHKLGTLLNEEHALTLLQDDHPLVHKIPVKDASAANQALHTLMKNGFAIEYFALSEPSLDEVFLSLTRAKSKGGTP from the coding sequence TTGCCTTACGCCATTGAAACGAAAGAGCTTCGCAAATCTTATAACGGCATTGGGGTCGTTCAAGGAATGGATCTGCGAGTGGAGCAAGGAGAGCTGTTTGCCTTGTTGGGTCCGAACGGCGCCGGAAAAACAACCACCATTCATATGTTATCCACCCTGGTTAAGCCGGATGGGGGATTCGCCTGCGTGGCCGGGTATGATGTCGCAAGCAATGCCCGGCACGTTCGAAGAAAGATCAGCCTGACAGGCCAGTTTGCAGCACTGGATGAGGGACTCTCCGGTCTTCAGAATTTAATGTTGGTTTCAAGGCTTTACGGTTATTCGGCGAAATCGGCTCGATCCGTAAGCGAGGAGCTGATCGAATCCTTTGGACTCAGCGAAGCAAAGGACCGCGCGCTGTTGCATTACTCTGGCGGGATGCGGAGGCGGCTGGATATTGCCGCCAGTATCGTTACGAAACCCGACGTTATTTTTCTGGATGAGCCGACAACGGGCCTCGATCCGCAAAGCCGCATTCAAGTGTGGGAGGTTGTAAGGTCGCTTTTGAAACGGGGCACCACCGTGCTGCTGACGACGCAATATCTGGAAGAAGCCGATCAGTTGGCGGACCGGATTGCCGTGATGGATAAGGGGAGCCTGATTGCGGAAGGGACGCCCCGGCAATTGAAGGCTTCCGTTGGCAACAGAACGTTAACCATTCAATTCAACGAACCGGCCGACCAGCACAAGCTGGGTACTTTGTTAAATGAGGAACACGCGTTGACCTTATTGCAGGACGATCATCCCTTGGTACATAAAATTCCGGTGAAGGATGCAAGTGCTGCGAATCAGGCCCTTCATACACTGATGAAGAACGGGTTCGCTATTGAATATTTCGCCTTAAGCGAACCGAGTCTGGATGAGGTCTTTCTGTCACTGACCCGCGCGAAGTCGAAGGGAGGCACGCCATGA
- a CDS encoding NAD(P)H-binding protein, which translates to MTILVTGATGTVGKHIVQKLVQRGIEVRAISRNPQQANLPEGVQVVAGNLNDPDSLIPAMQGVRAMHLIISSDEAYGTLQTDPRIIELAEKAGIQRVTVLVGYEEGPVEAALRDSGMEWTLLKPCEFMANILVDWQESIRHEGVVREPFGHALSARIHEADIARVAVAALLEEGHHGQEYFLTGPEALSRFEAVRIISEVTGRDIRFVELTEEQARAKWREQGYDEESIEFFVQMGKNPPEIGYTVLPTVAQVTGRPAATLADWVRDHKDDF; encoded by the coding sequence ATGACTATTTTGGTAACAGGAGCTACAGGAACTGTTGGAAAGCATATCGTGCAGAAGCTTGTGCAGCGAGGCATAGAAGTGAGAGCGATATCACGCAATCCGCAGCAAGCGAATCTGCCGGAGGGTGTACAGGTGGTAGCCGGGAATCTCAATGACCCGGATAGCCTGATCCCCGCCATGCAAGGCGTGAGGGCCATGCATTTGATCATTTCCAGTGATGAAGCGTATGGGACCCTGCAGACGGATCCGCGGATTATTGAGCTTGCCGAGAAGGCTGGCATACAGCGGGTAACGGTATTGGTGGGCTATGAAGAAGGGCCTGTGGAAGCTGCACTTCGAGACAGCGGAATGGAGTGGACTTTGCTCAAGCCATGCGAGTTTATGGCGAATATTCTGGTGGATTGGCAGGAATCGATCCGCCACGAAGGAGTCGTTCGTGAGCCGTTCGGCCATGCGCTGAGTGCGAGAATCCACGAAGCCGATATCGCTCGCGTTGCCGTCGCCGCACTTCTTGAGGAAGGTCACCATGGACAAGAATATTTCCTTACGGGACCGGAAGCCCTCTCGCGATTCGAAGCGGTTCGGATTATAAGCGAGGTAACAGGCAGGGACATCCGCTTTGTGGAACTGACCGAGGAACAGGCGAGAGCGAAATGGAGAGAGCAAGGCTATGACGAGGAGTCGATTGAATTTTTTGTGCAAATGGGAAAAAATCCGCCCGAGATCGGTTATACGGTATTACCGACGGTAGCGCAGGTCACAGGGCGGCCGGCAGCCACGCTTGCTGATTGGGTCCGTGATCATAAGGACGATTTTTAA